The DNA segment CAGCAGAGATTAACGAACAGTTGATTGTCGAGCTTTACTCGAAATAAAGCTGAACTTTAAGAGAGGACAATAATGCAGGGTTCTGTAACCGAATTCCTAAAGCCGAAATTAGTAGGTATTGAAAACCTATCTGATACGCGTGCAAAGGTAACTTTAGAGCCACTAGAACGTGGTTTTGGTCATACTTTAGGTAACGCACTACGTCGTATCCTACTTTCTTCAATGCCAGGTTGTGCAGTGACAGAAGTAGAAATTGACGGTGTATTGCATGAATACAGTAGTAAAGAAGGTGTTCAAGAAGACATCATCGAAATTCTGTTAAACCTTAAAGGTTTGGCTGTTGGTTTAGAAGGCAAAACTGAAGCAGTTTTAACTTTAACTAAGTCGGGTGAAGGCCCTGTAACGGCCGCTGATATACAGCATGATGGTGATGTAACAATCGCTAATCCTGCTCACGTAATCTGTAATTTAACAGGTGACGGTTCTATCAGCATGCGCATCAAGATAGAAATGGGACGTGGTTACGTTCCAGCATCTATTCGTCGCAATGCCGAGGAAGAAGAGCGTGCAATTGGTCGTTTATTAGTTGACGCATCTTTCAGTCCTGTTGAAAGAATTGCTTATGACGTAGACTCGGCTCGTGTTGAGCAGCGTACTGACTTAGATAAACTAGTTATCGACATGGAAACTAACGGTACGTTAGATCCAGAAGAGGCGATTCGTCGTGCATCAACAATTCTAGCTGAACAGTTAGATGCGTTTGTTGACTTACGCGATGTTAAAGAAGTTGAACCGGAAGAAGTTAAACCTGCTTTCGATCCAATTTTACTTCGTCCAGTTGATGACTTAGAACTAACAGTTCGTTCAGCCAACTGTTTAAAAGCAGAAGCGATTCAGTACATTGGTGATTTAGTACAGCGTGCAGAAGTAGAACTTCTTAAAACACCTAATTTAGGTAAGAAGTCTCTAACTGAAATCAAAGACGTGTTAGCGTCTCGTGGCTTATCTCTAGGCATGCGCCTAGAAAACTGGCCACCTGAAAGCATTGCTGATAACGACTAAGTCGATCACAATAATAGTTTAAGAGAAGAAGGATTAACTTATGCGCCATCGTAAAAGCGGCCGCCAGTTAAACCGTAATAGCAGTCATCGCCAGGCGATGTTCCGCAATATGGCAAGTTCACTAGTTAAGCACGGTGTTATTAAAACTACTGTAGCTAAAGCTAAAGAACTACGTCGCGTTGTTGAGCCATTAATTACATTGGCTAAAACAGATAGCGTTGCAAATCGTCGTTTGGCATTTGCTCGTACACGCGACCAAGAAGTAGTTGGTTTATTATTCAGCGATCTAGGTCCTCGTTACCAAGAACGTCCAGGTGGTTACACTCGCATTTTAAAATGTGGTTTCCGTACTGGTGATAAAGCACCTATGGCTTATATTGAGCTTGTTGACCGTCCAGTAACTGAAGAAGTTATTGAAGACGTTGAAGAAGTTTCAGCAGAAGCATAATCGAATTTACATTCGATAAAAAAGAGTCCTTCGGGGCTCTTTTTTTTGTTTAAAATTTGTCATTTAACAAATGCACGTTTTGAATTAAGGAGGTCCCGTGCCTCGCTTAGGCTCGCACAGGATGACGTTGCACTTTTTCTAATTTTGTTGATGCTACGCGTTAATTATTAACTTACACCACGTCATTCCTGAGGACTAGTGCATGGATGCACGTAGGTAGAACAATGCAGGAGCAAATTGTCGAGCTCTAGCGACATCAGGGGCCTCCATAATTGACAGTGAGCTCTTGTTTAACATCGCTCTTTTAATCCTCATCCTTGACCTTAATCCTGATACACCGTACTGTGGTAAGTCAATTTTAATTTAAGCGAATATAATGTCAGAACGAAATCCGATAATAGCAGTAACAGGTTCATCTGGTGCTGGTACTTCTACTACATTAGACGCCTTTGAGCACATCTTCCGTTCTCTTGGTATTAACGCTGCTATGGTTGAAGGCGATAGTTTCCATCGTTTTACCAGACCTGAAATGGATTTGGAAAAAAGAAAAGCTAAAGCCGAAGGTTCGAAAGTGAGCTACTTTGGTGACGTTGCCAATGACTTTGATGCGCTAGAAAGTTTGTTTACAGATTTCGGTGAAAAAGGTGTTGGCACCATGCGCAGATATCTGCATACCTTTGACGAAGCTGTACCTTATAACCAGATGCCAGGAACATTTACTCCTTGGGAGCCCCTGGGAGA comes from the Thalassotalea nanhaiensis genome and includes:
- a CDS encoding DNA-directed RNA polymerase subunit alpha codes for the protein MQGSVTEFLKPKLVGIENLSDTRAKVTLEPLERGFGHTLGNALRRILLSSMPGCAVTEVEIDGVLHEYSSKEGVQEDIIEILLNLKGLAVGLEGKTEAVLTLTKSGEGPVTAADIQHDGDVTIANPAHVICNLTGDGSISMRIKIEMGRGYVPASIRRNAEEEERAIGRLLVDASFSPVERIAYDVDSARVEQRTDLDKLVIDMETNGTLDPEEAIRRASTILAEQLDAFVDLRDVKEVEPEEVKPAFDPILLRPVDDLELTVRSANCLKAEAIQYIGDLVQRAEVELLKTPNLGKKSLTEIKDVLASRGLSLGMRLENWPPESIADND
- the rplQ gene encoding 50S ribosomal protein L17 — encoded protein: MRHRKSGRQLNRNSSHRQAMFRNMASSLVKHGVIKTTVAKAKELRRVVEPLITLAKTDSVANRRLAFARTRDQEVVGLLFSDLGPRYQERPGGYTRILKCGFRTGDKAPMAYIELVDRPVTEEVIEDVEEVSAEA